The following DNA comes from Anaerostipes rhamnosivorans.
TCGGATATCTGGCAGACCGGGTCAGCATCAATCTGGAGCTGCCCACGCCGGAAGGACTTAAGGATCTGGCCCCCCACAAGACACAGAAGACGATCCTAAGGCCCATGGAACAGATCCGCTCCGGCATTGTAGACCACCGGCTGTCCATCGGGAAGGATGCGCAGATGGAGCGTTTCGGTGGTAACCGGAACTTAAAGCACACGATCTTTGATGATGTCCCGGCCAGCCGTATTGAAGAACACAAGCTGCTGGCTTCTGACTCCTTCCGTCCGCCTGCTAAGGGAAAGCCGGCACCGTTTGTTCCCGCCGGACAAAGTACCCAGATGATCGTAGGCGCCACCGCAGAGAACGATCTGCAGCTTCTGACCGTCACCCAGCAGATGTACCAGAAGTTTGACCTGAAACGTGTTTTCTTCTCAGCTTATGTCCCCCTCAACGAAGACTCCCGCCTTCCCGCTCTGGATACTGCACCGCCGCTGCTCAGAGAACATCGGCTGTATCAGGCGGATTGGCTTTTGAGATTCTACGGTTTCCACGCAGAAGAACTCCTGAGCACCGACCGGCCCAATTTTAATATTATGCTGGACCCCAAGTGCGACTGGGCTCTGCGTCATCTGGAACTTTTCCCCGTAGAGATCAACCGGGCCAGCTACGCAGATCTGCTGAGGGTTCCCGGCATCGGCACCAAGTCCGCCTACCGCATTGTGAAGAGCCGGAGGCAGCGCTCTCTCACATTTGAGAACCTTAAAAAGATCGGCGTCGTCCTGAAACGCGCAAAATACTTTATCACCTGCAATGGAAAAATGATGTATAACATCCCCATAGAAGAGAATTTCATCACCCGGCAGCTGATCGGTGAAGACTCCAAGAAGTCCTGGGAGATTGACCATCCCCAGACCTACGAACAGCTGTCCCTCTTTGACGATAAGAATTTTACAACATCCCCTTCAGCCGAGGACTCCTGCAAATCACTGAGCGGACAGATATAATGCTAAGAACAGTTATGATATCTGCCCGGGAAACACCCGTTCCAACATAAGGTTTCACTCTGCGAAAGTTTTTCTCCATTGTTGGAAGGAGGCCTTTCCAGAGCCGGCTGGAGATAATGGAGAAGAATTTATGACCATCTTTACCTGCAACAACACATTTGAGGATATGATGTCCTGTATCTATACTGCCTGGGCCGCCCGCTTAGGCCATAATAACGTCCGTCTCAAAACAGAACCTATAGGGAATCTGGAACTGTTCTGTGATTACCGTCATGTAGAACATGATGCTGACAAAACCGCAAGTGTCATCCGATCCATCCAAAAAAAGATTTCTTTTCACGCCTATCATATGGTATACCGGGCCGCCATGTCATTTGAGGAAGAAAAG
Coding sequences within:
- a CDS encoding putative DNA modification/repair radical SAM protein, with the protein product METISPSLSLQEKLTILADAAKYDVACTSSGVDRRGEKGKLGNGVAAGICHSFASDGRCVSLLKILQSNECIYDCKYCLNRAGNDRVRTTFTPEEVCHLVIEFYRRNYIEGLFLSSGVVKSPAYTMELMCRTLSMLRNQYRFNGYIHVKAIPGAPEELLSSIGYLADRVSINLELPTPEGLKDLAPHKTQKTILRPMEQIRSGIVDHRLSIGKDAQMERFGGNRNLKHTIFDDVPASRIEEHKLLASDSFRPPAKGKPAPFVPAGQSTQMIVGATAENDLQLLTVTQQMYQKFDLKRVFFSAYVPLNEDSRLPALDTAPPLLREHRLYQADWLLRFYGFHAEELLSTDRPNFNIMLDPKCDWALRHLELFPVEINRASYADLLRVPGIGTKSAYRIVKSRRQRSLTFENLKKIGVVLKRAKYFITCNGKMMYNIPIEENFITRQLIGEDSKKSWEIDHPQTYEQLSLFDDKNFTTSPSAEDSCKSLSGQI